A window from Temnothorax longispinosus isolate EJ_2023e chromosome 1, Tlon_JGU_v1, whole genome shotgun sequence encodes these proteins:
- the LOC139815262 gene encoding cytochrome b-c1 complex subunit 7: MKFPWTLMKNLKLSRWNFVQNDCEQNWQFTLRKLVFNLSGYNKYGLYTHDIIYYDDPVVREALRRIPEEVLDARNFRHIRAIQLSFLKIYLPREKWVTYEQDIEYRYLGPYMEEIQTEQAEINEFDYHNYRDSD, from the exons ATGAAATTTCCTTggacattaatgaaaaatctgAAGTTATCTAGGTggaattttgtacaaaatgatTGTGAACAGAACTGGCAATTCACTTTGAGAAAATTAGTGTTTAATTTGTCGGGATACAACAAATACGGGCTCTACACACACGACATCATCTATTATGACGATCCCGTCGTACGCGAAGCACTGCGTCGAATACCAGAAGAGGTACTGGATGCCAGAAATTTCAG GCACATACGCGCTATACAACTGAGTTTCCTGAAGATATATCTACCCAGGGAGAAATGGGTCACGTACGAGCAGGATATAGAGTATCGATACCTCGGTCCGTATATGGAGGAGATCCAAACTGAGCAAGCTGAGATAAACGAATTTGATTACCACAATTACAGAGATAGTGATTGA